Proteins from a single region of Halorubrum sp. 2020YC2:
- a CDS encoding aldo/keto reductase, giving the protein MPPLDLSIGLGTSGLDDPETCTDTVAAALEAGYRHVDTAQMYDNEAAVGAGIAESDVDREDVVVATKVHPENLAPDDVRETARASLDRLGLDRVDLLYVHWPIRAYDAEATLPAFDDLRDAGVTDHVGVSNFTPDLLREAREILDAPIAAHQVECHPRFRQPELRDLAAEFDHRLVGYSPLGRGEIIDDPEIAEVAERNDLSPAVVALAWALDRGVVPIPKARGDHLRENLRAVDVDLPDADLDKIDALDPGDRRIDPDDAAWNR; this is encoded by the coding sequence GTGCCACCGCTCGACCTGTCGATCGGGCTCGGAACGTCCGGGCTCGACGACCCCGAGACCTGTACCGACACCGTCGCCGCGGCGCTCGAGGCCGGCTACCGCCACGTCGACACCGCGCAGATGTACGACAACGAGGCCGCGGTCGGCGCGGGGATCGCGGAGAGCGACGTCGACCGCGAGGACGTGGTCGTCGCCACCAAGGTCCACCCGGAGAACCTCGCGCCCGACGACGTCCGCGAGACGGCGCGCGCGAGCTTGGACCGACTCGGTCTCGACCGCGTCGACCTCCTGTACGTCCACTGGCCGATTCGCGCGTACGACGCCGAGGCGACGCTGCCCGCGTTCGACGACCTCCGCGACGCGGGGGTCACGGACCACGTCGGCGTCTCGAATTTCACCCCCGACCTGCTGCGCGAGGCCCGCGAGATCCTTGACGCGCCGATCGCGGCCCATCAGGTCGAGTGTCACCCGCGGTTCCGGCAGCCGGAGCTTCGCGACCTCGCCGCCGAGTTCGACCACCGCCTCGTCGGCTACTCCCCGCTCGGCCGCGGCGAGATCATCGATGACCCCGAAATCGCCGAGGTCGCGGAGCGGAACGATCTCTCGCCGGCGGTCGTCGCGCTCGCGTGGGCGCTCGACCGCGGGGTCGTCCCGATCCCGAAGGCGCGCGGCGACCACCTCCGGGAGAACCTCCGCGCGGTCGACGTCGACCTGCCCGACGCCGACCTCGATAAGATCGACGCGCTCGACCCGGGCGACCGCCGGATAGACCCCGACGACGCGGCGTGGAACCGCTGA